The Vescimonas coprocola genome includes a window with the following:
- a CDS encoding VirD4-like conjugal transfer protein, CD1115 family: protein MNKPDVKKLILLNLPYAFAFYFADKIAAVFRLAPGTEFIDKLTNGFAVFGTAFANPLPSFHPVDLLVGLSAGVLLKLAVYVKGKNRKKFRQGEEYGSARWGKPEDIKPYMDPEFSNNVILTQTEFLTMNSRPKQPKYARNKNILVIGGSGSGKTRFFVKPNLMQMHSSYVVTDPKGTVLVECGKMLEKGGYVIKSLNTINFRKSMHYNPFSYIRSEKDILKLVNTIIVNTKGDGDKSGEDFWVKAEKLYYTALIGYIWYEAPDHEKNFTTLLEMINASEAREDDETFKNPVDVMFDELEARDPDHFAVKQYRKYKLAAGKTAKSILISCGARLAPFDIAELRELMSYDEMELDTIGDRKTALFVIISDTDDTFNFVVAIMYSQLFNLLCDKADDVYNGRLPVHVRCLLDEFANIGQIPKFDKLIATIRSREISASIILQSQSQLKTIYKDAADTITGNCDCTLFLGGKEKSTLKEISEVLGKETIDLYNTSETRSNNNSYGLNYQKTGKELMSQDEIAVMDGAKCILQLRGVRPFLSNKYDITKHPKYRQLSDYNKRNAFDIEKYRQHKLVVKPDDTFDLYDMGEVEAD from the coding sequence GTGAACAAACCCGATGTGAAGAAGCTCATTCTTCTGAACCTTCCGTATGCCTTTGCCTTCTACTTTGCGGATAAGATCGCCGCTGTGTTCCGTCTCGCCCCCGGCACGGAGTTCATCGACAAGCTGACAAACGGCTTTGCCGTGTTCGGCACTGCCTTTGCAAATCCGCTGCCCAGCTTTCATCCCGTCGATCTGCTCGTTGGTCTGTCGGCTGGCGTGTTGCTCAAGCTGGCGGTCTACGTCAAGGGCAAAAACCGCAAGAAGTTCCGGCAGGGCGAAGAATACGGATCTGCACGATGGGGCAAGCCAGAGGACATCAAGCCGTACATGGACCCGGAGTTCTCGAACAACGTCATCTTGACGCAGACGGAGTTCCTGACCATGAACAGCCGCCCGAAGCAGCCGAAATACGCCCGCAACAAAAACATCCTCGTCATCGGCGGTTCCGGCTCAGGCAAGACGCGCTTTTTCGTCAAACCTAACCTGATGCAGATGCACAGCAGCTACGTTGTGACTGACCCGAAGGGTACGGTGCTGGTGGAGTGCGGCAAAATGCTTGAAAAGGGCGGCTACGTCATCAAGTCGCTGAACACCATCAATTTCCGGAAATCCATGCACTACAACCCTTTTAGCTACATCCGCAGCGAGAAGGACATCCTCAAGTTGGTCAATACGATCATCGTCAACACGAAGGGAGATGGCGATAAGTCCGGCGAAGATTTCTGGGTCAAGGCGGAAAAGCTCTACTACACAGCCCTCATCGGCTACATCTGGTACGAGGCACCCGACCACGAGAAAAACTTTACTACCCTACTCGAAATGATCAATGCCTCAGAAGCCAGAGAGGACGATGAGACCTTCAAGAACCCAGTGGATGTCATGTTCGATGAGCTGGAAGCCCGCGACCCTGACCACTTTGCGGTCAAGCAATACCGCAAATACAAGCTGGCGGCTGGCAAAACCGCGAAGTCGATCTTGATTTCCTGCGGTGCAAGGCTTGCGCCCTTCGACATTGCAGAGCTGCGGGAGCTGATGAGCTACGACGAGATGGAGCTGGACACCATCGGAGACCGGAAGACGGCGCTGTTCGTCATCATTTCCGATACCGATGATACATTCAATTTTGTCGTGGCAATCATGTATTCCCAGCTCTTCAACCTTTTGTGCGACAAAGCAGATGACGTTTACAACGGACGACTTCCCGTCCATGTGCGATGTCTGCTGGATGAATTTGCGAACATCGGTCAAATCCCGAAGTTTGATAAGCTCATCGCCACCATCCGTAGCCGGGAAATTTCGGCGTCAATCATCTTGCAGTCCCAGTCTCAGCTCAAGACCATCTACAAGGACGCGGCGGACACCATCACGGGCAACTGTGACTGCACACTTTTCCTCGGTGGAAAAGAAAAATCGACCCTCAAGGAAATCAGCGAGGTGCTGGGCAAGGAGACAATCGACCTTTACAACACCTCAGAAACCCGTTCCAACAACAACTCCTATGGCTTGAACTATCAGAAAACCGGCAAGGAACTGATGTCTCAGGATGAGATCGCCGTCATGGACGGAGCTAAGTGTATTTTGCAGCTTCGAGGCGTGAGACCTTTTCTCAGTAACAAATACGACATTACGAAGCATCCAAAGTACCGGCAGCTCTCCGACTATAACAAGCGGAACGCCTTTGACATCGAGAAGTACCGGCAGCACAAGCTGGTAGTCAAGCCCGATGACACATTCGACCTCTATGATATGGGCGAGGTCGAAGCGGATTAA
- a CDS encoding Maff2 family mobile element protein: MAFINQAVTVLQTLVIALGAGLAVWGVVNLMEGYGNDNPGAKSQGIKQLMAGGGVVLIGTTLIPLLSGLFG; this comes from the coding sequence ATGGCTTTTATCAATCAGGCTGTCACGGTTCTTCAGACGCTCGTTATCGCCCTCGGCGCAGGTCTCGCAGTGTGGGGTGTTGTCAACCTCATGGAAGGCTACGGCAACGACAACCCCGGCGCTAAGTCTCAGGGCATCAAGCAGCTCATGGCTGGCGGCGGTGTGGTGCTGATCGGCACGACCCTTATCCCCCTGCTCTCCGGTTTGTTCGGCTAA
- a CDS encoding VirB6/TrbL-like conjugal transfer protein, CD1112 family, with the protein MGSILEKIEQALKDMLIGWIESNLTNMFTDVNEKVGTIAAEVGQTPSGWNGGVYQMIRGLSENVIVPIAGIIITFVLCYELISMITEKNNLHDMDTWMFFKWFFKAAVAIYLVTHTFDIVMAVFDIGQNVVSGAAGVIHGNTSIDIDATIAQMRTGMENMGVGELLGLSIETLLISLCLKIMAILITVILYGRMIEIYCTVSIAPIPIATMSNREWGSIGTNYLKGLFALAFQGFLIMVCVGIYAVLINGMIIADNIHSALFSVAAYTVILCFSLFKTGSLAKSIFHAH; encoded by the coding sequence TTGGGCAGCATTTTAGAAAAGATCGAACAGGCTCTCAAGGATATGCTGATCGGATGGATCGAGAGCAACCTGACCAATATGTTCACCGATGTCAACGAGAAGGTAGGAACGATTGCCGCCGAGGTCGGTCAAACTCCGTCCGGCTGGAACGGCGGCGTGTACCAGATGATCCGGGGACTATCCGAAAACGTGATAGTCCCCATCGCTGGTATCATCATCACCTTTGTTTTGTGCTACGAGCTGATTTCCATGATCACCGAGAAAAACAACCTTCACGACATGGACACTTGGATGTTCTTCAAGTGGTTTTTCAAGGCGGCTGTGGCGATCTATCTCGTGACGCACACCTTTGACATCGTGATGGCAGTATTCGACATCGGGCAGAACGTAGTTTCCGGTGCAGCAGGAGTAATCCACGGCAACACCAGCATTGACATTGACGCGACGATTGCGCAGATGCGTACCGGCATGGAGAACATGGGCGTCGGAGAACTGCTCGGTCTGTCAATAGAAACGCTTCTGATCAGCTTGTGCCTCAAAATCATGGCGATCCTCATTACGGTCATTCTCTACGGGCGCATGATTGAGATTTACTGCACCGTGAGCATTGCGCCTATTCCCATCGCAACCATGAGCAACCGCGAATGGGGCAGCATCGGCACAAACTATCTGAAAGGCTTGTTCGCTCTGGCATTTCAGGGCTTCCTCATCATGGTCTGCGTCGGCATCTATGCGGTGCTGATCAACGGCATGATCATCGCAGACAACATTCATTCGGCTCTGTTCTCTGTGGCAGCGTACACGGTTATTCTGTGCTTCTCGCTGTTCAAGACCGGAAGCCTCGCAAAATCCATTTTCCATGCGCACTAA